In Thermomonas carbonis, a single genomic region encodes these proteins:
- the rsfS gene encoding ribosome silencing factor, which produces MTTTAHVIKTSLPTPPPPVETLLKTVHDALAELKAKDSVEIDVRGKSSVCDYMVVASGTSTRHVKSVADEVVRFAKKLGVMPLGVEGEREAEWVLVDLGDVVVHVMLPRVREFYALERLWTVGDQHPDYIASDE; this is translated from the coding sequence TTGACCACCACAGCCCACGTCATCAAGACCAGCCTGCCCACCCCGCCACCGCCGGTGGAAACGCTGCTCAAGACCGTGCACGACGCGCTGGCGGAGCTGAAGGCGAAGGACTCGGTCGAAATCGACGTGCGCGGCAAGAGCAGCGTCTGCGACTACATGGTGGTCGCATCCGGCACCTCCACCCGCCACGTGAAGTCCGTGGCCGATGAAGTGGTTCGCTTCGCCAAGAAGCTGGGCGTGATGCCGCTGGGCGTGGAAGGCGAGCGCGAGGCCGAATGGGTGCTCGTCGACCTGGGCGATGTGGTTGTCCACGTGATGCTGCCGCGGGTGCGCGAGTTCTACGCGCTCGAGCGGTTGTGGACCGTCGGCGACCAGCACCCGGACTACATCGCGTCGGACGAGTAA
- the holA gene encoding DNA polymerase III subunit delta, with amino-acid sequence MELNVDRFAAQLAGEPLRPAYLVAGSETLLVLEAADAVRSAARGQGIDEREVHDMEGRDADWDALDAAINAPSLFASRRLVEVRLPTGKPGTEGAKLIAGLCASPPSDVVLLVVAGDWSRSHGGKWSEAITRAGHACIAWPVKPHELTGWIGQRLRSRGVKAAPDAVARLAQRVEGNLLAAAQEVDKLALLLDREAGAPAVLDVAKMESLVADSARFDVFRLTDAALNGQSAQVSRMLAGLRAEGEAIPALMGMVVKELNTVAALARARNLAAEFKAQRVWESKQAVYTRALKRHPPERWQRMLVEAGKVDRISKGRVRLGEESTDAWQQLERLLLAVAEPGAVRLLAS; translated from the coding sequence ATGGAACTGAACGTCGATCGCTTCGCCGCGCAACTTGCCGGCGAACCGCTGCGTCCTGCCTACCTGGTCGCCGGCAGCGAAACCCTGTTGGTCCTCGAAGCTGCCGACGCCGTCCGCAGCGCCGCACGCGGACAAGGCATCGACGAGCGCGAAGTGCACGACATGGAAGGCCGCGACGCCGACTGGGACGCGCTGGATGCGGCCATCAACGCACCCAGCCTGTTCGCCAGCCGGCGCCTGGTCGAAGTGCGCCTGCCTACCGGCAAGCCGGGCACCGAAGGCGCGAAGCTGATCGCCGGGCTGTGCGCATCGCCGCCGTCGGACGTCGTACTGCTGGTGGTGGCCGGCGACTGGTCGCGTTCGCATGGCGGCAAATGGAGCGAGGCGATCACCCGCGCCGGCCACGCGTGCATTGCCTGGCCGGTGAAGCCGCACGAACTCACCGGCTGGATCGGCCAGCGTCTGCGCAGTCGCGGGGTCAAGGCCGCGCCGGATGCAGTGGCGCGGCTCGCGCAACGGGTCGAAGGCAACCTGCTGGCTGCGGCGCAGGAGGTCGACAAGCTCGCCCTGCTGCTGGATCGCGAGGCCGGTGCGCCTGCCGTGCTCGACGTGGCGAAGATGGAATCGCTGGTCGCCGATTCCGCGCGTTTCGACGTGTTCCGACTCACCGATGCCGCGTTGAACGGTCAGTCCGCGCAGGTTTCGCGGATGCTCGCCGGCCTGCGCGCAGAGGGCGAGGCGATCCCCGCGCTGATGGGCATGGTGGTGAAGGAACTCAATACCGTCGCGGCGCTGGCGCGTGCGCGCAACCTTGCCGCAGAGTTCAAGGCGCAGCGCGTGTGGGAATCGAAACAGGCGGTCTACACGCGCGCGCTGAAGCGGCATCCGCCCGAGCGCTGGCAACGCATGCTGGTCGAAGCCGGCAAGGTCGATCGCATCTCCAAGGGCCGGGTCCGCCTCGGCGAGGAGTCCACCGATGCCTGGCAGCAGCTGGAACGCCTGCTGCTGGCCGTGGCCGAACCGGGCGCAGTGCGCCTGCTGGCGTCGTGA
- the lptE gene encoding LPS assembly lipoprotein LptE, protein MTRRLAVLALAATLLTGCGFHLRNALNLPEDLGPVRVLASDPYSPLGELLADGLKRAGAEAAAADATADVATLQVISEQWADTPISHDQFGRAQEFSLRYAVIFSMRRADGSAAVPQQAVELARDYLAPAVDSIGKASERELLVRELRRDMAAAILRRVDAASKPAAAAQ, encoded by the coding sequence ATGACCCGACGCCTCGCCGTACTCGCACTCGCCGCCACTCTTCTCACCGGTTGCGGCTTCCACCTGCGCAATGCCCTGAACCTGCCGGAGGACCTCGGGCCGGTGCGGGTATTGGCCTCCGATCCGTACAGCCCGCTGGGCGAATTGCTGGCCGATGGCCTCAAGCGCGCCGGTGCGGAGGCCGCCGCGGCCGATGCCACCGCCGACGTGGCGACCCTGCAGGTGATCTCCGAGCAGTGGGCCGACACCCCGATCAGCCACGACCAGTTCGGCCGTGCGCAGGAGTTCTCGCTGCGCTACGCGGTGATCTTCAGCATGCGTCGCGCGGATGGCAGCGCGGCGGTACCGCAACAGGCCGTCGAACTGGCGCGCGACTATCTCGCCCCGGCCGTCGATTCGATCGGCAAGGCCAGCGAGCGCGAACTGCTGGTGCGCGAGCTGCGCCGCGATATGGCCGCGGCGATCCTGCGCCGGGTGGATGCCGCCTCCAAGCCGGCCGCCGCTGCGCAGTGA
- the rlmH gene encoding 23S rRNA (pseudouridine(1915)-N(3))-methyltransferase RlmH, with amino-acid sequence MKARLIAVGERAPAWVAQGFAEYQKRLSHWLPLELVEVEPGVRGKGRDTAKAMADEGARVLAALPKNAFVVALDGRGKPYSSEQLAVRLEHWRGRGQDLAFLIGGPEGHAPEVIARADETWSLGPLTLPHMLVRLVLAEQVYRAAALLANHPYHRA; translated from the coding sequence ATGAAAGCCCGCCTCATCGCCGTCGGCGAGCGCGCACCGGCCTGGGTCGCCCAGGGCTTCGCCGAATACCAGAAACGCCTGTCGCACTGGCTGCCGCTGGAACTGGTCGAAGTCGAGCCCGGCGTACGCGGCAAGGGCCGCGATACCGCGAAAGCCATGGCCGACGAAGGTGCCCGCGTGCTCGCGGCACTGCCGAAGAATGCATTCGTGGTCGCGCTGGACGGGCGCGGCAAGCCGTATTCGTCCGAACAACTCGCGGTGCGCCTCGAACACTGGCGAGGGCGCGGCCAGGATCTCGCGTTCCTGATCGGTGGTCCCGAGGGCCATGCGCCCGAGGTCATCGCACGCGCCGACGAGACCTGGTCGCTGGGGCCGCTCACGCTGCCGCACATGCTGGTGCGGCTGGTGCTGGCCGAGCAGGTGTACCGGGCGGCGGCCTTGCTGGCGAACCATCCCTACCATCGCGCCTGA